Proteins encoded in a region of the Sphingomonas sp. OV641 genome:
- a CDS encoding Na+/H+ antiporter subunit C, producing MEFLVATAIGALTAAGIYLCLRARTFPVVIGLAMMSYAINLFLFAMGRLVVGRPPIFEKNAAVYTDPLPQALVLTAIVISFGMTALALVLALRTFLETGTDQVDGKPDPDLLERENRQ from the coding sequence ATCGAATTCCTCGTCGCGACCGCGATCGGCGCGCTCACTGCCGCCGGCATCTACCTTTGCCTGCGGGCGCGCACCTTCCCGGTGGTCATCGGCCTTGCCATGATGTCCTACGCGATCAACCTGTTCCTGTTCGCGATGGGGCGTCTGGTGGTCGGCCGCCCGCCGATCTTCGAGAAGAATGCCGCTGTTTATACCGATCCGCTGCCGCAGGCGCTCGTGCTGACAGCGATCGTGATCTCCTTCGGCATGACGGCGCTCGCACTGGTGCTGGCGCTGCGCACGTTTCTTGAGACCGGCACCGATCAGGTCGATGGCAAGCCCGATCCCGATTTGCTCGAGCGGGAAAACCGCCAATGA